The following coding sequences are from one Oceaniferula flava window:
- a CDS encoding GreA/GreB family elongation factor codes for MHPDVAKLVEAGRIPQAVGERLSEIAPGKFCSHKTWGAGKVESWDLSSGKVVIDFEKQSSQEMALQFAIQKTEPLEEDHFSARKLDNIGELRAMVDNDPVELVKRTLESHDGSMMLDQLDRELCGSVVPEEGYKKWWEKAKKALRESHIFSVPSKRTDPLVLRGDSLSPADTLLVEFTETRDPKVKIKALENIRKNLAVFEEGGTELTGLIDSLNKFCQSGRKLHLSTVLEFLVARDEIVQHFDSLELADSDLRLANVLTTEHDRLVGSLKGRSAATQRKIFESFPEAFGDVWQEEMLKVFDEVGSRGVTEIARYMLENGQDEIFSDHLAKSIANRSLGPDALIWICREREKSAAQVFTFETGNSILNLLDRDHVADGPSKSVRLRTMLMSDKTLIADILADADEAEARQFGRKLYQSPVFTDLDRKSLMARVIKARPETQDLVTGEFEKKIEGVTSSRESIERRKKELDEIVKVRIPENTKEISVARSYGDLRENFEYKAAKDMQAVLMRRKAQMEKELRHVQATDFKNVDTSEVNIGTIVNMEDDAGNPVKYTILGAWDSIAEENIVSYLSDVGMTLIGAKPGDVLDVRDLETEKNRKLTVVSIEAYNKG; via the coding sequence ATGCATCCAGACGTAGCGAAGCTTGTCGAGGCGGGACGAATCCCGCAAGCCGTCGGGGAACGATTATCAGAAATCGCCCCTGGAAAATTTTGCTCCCATAAAACATGGGGCGCAGGAAAAGTTGAAAGTTGGGACCTGTCATCAGGCAAGGTCGTCATCGATTTTGAAAAGCAGTCGTCTCAGGAAATGGCACTGCAATTTGCCATCCAGAAGACCGAACCCCTCGAAGAGGATCACTTCAGCGCCCGCAAGCTCGATAATATCGGGGAGTTGCGCGCCATGGTGGATAATGACCCTGTCGAGCTGGTGAAACGCACCCTTGAAAGTCACGACGGCAGCATGATGCTGGATCAACTCGACCGCGAACTTTGCGGTAGCGTGGTTCCTGAAGAAGGCTACAAAAAGTGGTGGGAAAAAGCCAAGAAGGCACTCCGCGAAAGCCACATCTTCTCCGTCCCCAGCAAACGCACCGATCCTCTGGTTCTGCGCGGCGACTCGCTCAGCCCAGCCGACACTCTCTTGGTCGAGTTCACCGAAACGCGTGACCCCAAGGTGAAGATCAAAGCACTCGAGAACATCCGCAAGAACCTCGCCGTCTTCGAAGAAGGCGGCACAGAGCTCACCGGACTGATCGACTCTCTGAACAAGTTTTGCCAATCCGGCCGCAAGCTGCACCTCAGCACCGTGTTGGAGTTCCTCGTTGCCCGTGACGAAATCGTCCAGCACTTCGATTCTCTGGAGTTGGCCGACAGCGATCTCCGCTTGGCCAATGTATTGACTACCGAGCACGACCGTCTGGTGGGAAGTTTGAAAGGACGTTCCGCTGCCACTCAACGCAAGATTTTCGAAAGCTTCCCTGAAGCCTTCGGTGACGTCTGGCAGGAAGAAATGCTCAAGGTGTTCGATGAAGTGGGCTCCCGTGGGGTGACCGAAATCGCCCGCTACATGTTGGAAAATGGTCAGGACGAGATCTTCAGTGATCACCTGGCGAAATCCATCGCTAACCGTAGCCTCGGACCTGACGCTTTGATCTGGATCTGCCGCGAGCGTGAAAAGTCCGCTGCCCAGGTGTTCACTTTCGAAACTGGAAACTCAATTCTCAACCTGCTCGACCGCGACCACGTCGCCGATGGTCCAAGTAAGAGTGTGCGTCTGCGCACCATGCTGATGAGCGATAAAACACTGATCGCCGATATTCTGGCTGATGCTGATGAAGCGGAAGCCCGCCAGTTCGGTCGGAAGCTCTATCAGAGCCCCGTGTTTACCGACCTCGACCGCAAGTCGCTCATGGCTCGCGTGATCAAAGCCCGCCCAGAGACCCAAGATCTTGTCACCGGTGAGTTTGAGAAGAAAATTGAAGGCGTAACTTCCTCACGCGAGAGCATCGAGCGCCGCAAGAAGGAACTCGATGAAATCGTCAAAGTCCGTATCCCTGAAAACACCAAGGAGATCTCCGTTGCCCGTTCATACGGTGACCTTCGTGAGAACTTCGAATACAAGGCTGCGAAGGACATGCAGGCGGTGCTCATGCGCCGTAAGGCCCAGATGGAAAAAGAGCTGCGCCACGTGCAAGCCACCGACTTCAAAAATGTCGATACCTCGGAAGTCAACATTGGCACCATCGTCAACATGGAAGACGACGCCGGCAATCCGGTTAAATACACCATCCTCGGCGCTTGGGACTCCATCGCGGAAGAGAACATCGTTTCCTACCTGTCCGATGTCGGCATGACGCTGATCGGGGCGAAACCTGGCGACGTTCTGGACGTGCGCGATCTCGAGACCGAGAAAAACCGCAAGCTGACAGTGGTCAGCATTGAAGCCTACAACAAAGGGTAA
- a CDS encoding alkaline phosphatase family protein has protein sequence MQRTAVINVVGLTQGLIGEHTPAISAFAGTMPVRSFTPAFPAVTCTAQSDYLTGKTASGHGIVANGWYDREAAEVKFWKQSNHIVHGEKIWDCLRRELPGFTCAKMFWWYNMYSSADWSVTPRPMYPADGRKVFDVHTQPMEMREALKSDLGDFPFPAFWGPAAGIKSSQWIAESTKWIETKQQPTLNLVYLPHLDYCLQQYGPGAPEVIPELQAIDAVVGDLIDFYQQRDIEVVLLSEYGISKVDRAIHLNREFRKRGWIQVKNELGLETLDCGGCRAFAVADHQVAHIYVNDPSIREEVRTLVEQTEGVEEVRVASESWADGVATERAGDFIAVSEANAWFTYYYWEDDAVAPDFARCIDIHRKPGYDPVELFIDPKIPLPKVKIAGFLLKKKLGLRALLDVIPLDASLVKGSHGRDRVPESEQPIFIGKGAESVTSSEAVFEAICQIVKKERP, from the coding sequence ATGCAGCGCACAGCAGTAATCAATGTCGTCGGCCTGACTCAGGGTCTCATTGGGGAACACACACCGGCCATCTCTGCCTTTGCTGGTACGATGCCGGTTCGTTCTTTCACTCCGGCTTTTCCTGCGGTCACTTGCACCGCACAGTCGGACTACCTCACAGGAAAAACTGCCAGTGGCCACGGCATCGTGGCCAACGGTTGGTATGATCGGGAGGCTGCGGAGGTCAAATTCTGGAAACAGAGCAATCACATCGTCCATGGCGAGAAAATCTGGGATTGCTTGCGCCGCGAGCTTCCGGGCTTCACCTGCGCCAAGATGTTCTGGTGGTATAACATGTATTCATCCGCCGATTGGTCGGTGACGCCGCGCCCGATGTATCCGGCCGACGGACGCAAGGTCTTCGATGTCCACACTCAGCCGATGGAGATGCGTGAGGCGCTGAAAAGTGACCTTGGTGACTTTCCATTCCCGGCATTCTGGGGGCCCGCCGCTGGCATCAAGTCGTCACAGTGGATCGCCGAGTCGACGAAATGGATCGAGACCAAACAGCAACCGACGTTGAACCTCGTCTATCTGCCACATCTCGATTACTGTCTGCAACAATACGGCCCCGGCGCACCCGAGGTGATCCCTGAGCTGCAAGCCATCGATGCCGTGGTCGGTGATCTGATCGATTTCTATCAACAACGCGACATCGAAGTCGTGCTGCTCTCTGAGTATGGGATCTCCAAGGTCGATCGCGCCATCCACCTCAACCGCGAGTTCCGCAAGCGCGGATGGATTCAGGTGAAGAACGAGCTGGGGCTGGAAACGCTCGATTGCGGGGGCTGCCGGGCCTTTGCCGTGGCGGATCACCAAGTGGCTCACATTTACGTCAACGACCCTTCGATCCGCGAGGAAGTGCGCACTTTGGTGGAGCAGACCGAGGGCGTCGAGGAGGTTCGGGTGGCATCCGAGTCGTGGGCCGATGGCGTGGCCACCGAGAGAGCGGGGGACTTCATCGCTGTCTCTGAAGCCAATGCCTGGTTCACATACTACTACTGGGAAGATGATGCCGTGGCCCCGGATTTTGCCCGTTGTATCGATATCCACCGCAAGCCGGGTTATGATCCGGTGGAGCTGTTCATCGATCCCAAGATCCCGCTGCCCAAGGTCAAGATTGCTGGCTTTTTGCTGAAGAAAAAGTTGGGTCTACGAGCGCTACTGGATGTTATCCCTCTGGACGCCAGTCTGGTCAAAGGCTCACACGGTCGAGACCGGGTGCCGGAATCCGAGCAGCCGATTTTTATCGGAAAAGGAGCTGAATCGGTCACTTCATCAGAGGCGGTCTTCGAGGCCATTTGCCAGATTGTAAAAAAAGAACGGCCCTGA